In Malus sylvestris chromosome 15, drMalSylv7.2, whole genome shotgun sequence, a single genomic region encodes these proteins:
- the LOC126604364 gene encoding uncharacterized protein LOC126604364 translates to MAASPSQSNLQLQLQSDTESPMSSIVYVISQQVQGAMENMFKMTSEIDENSAGISEEIEKCKESAIEKKKDLEEVREQVEKAAYAVLELLSNRA, encoded by the exons ATGGCGGCTTCACCATCTCAGTCGAACCTTCAGCTCCAACTCCAATCGGACACTGAGTCTCCGATGTCATCCATCGTCTACG TGATTTCTCAGCAAGTCCAGGGCGCAATGGAGAACATGTTTAAGATGACCAG CGAGATTGATGAGAACTCTGCCGGAATTTCGGAGGAGATCGAGAAGTGCAAGGAATCTGCTAtcgagaagaagaaagacttaGAGGAGGTCAGAGAGCAAGTCGAAAAAGCTGCTTACGCCGTCTTGGAGTTGCTCAGCAACCGAGCATAG
- the LOC126604363 gene encoding potassium channel KAT3-like, whose amino-acid sequence MSSWSATASPLPLLFRRRSSGEIRNLASVSSSILPAFGTVVDEAHLQLKKFVIAPYDRRYRWWQAFLVVLVIFSAWASPFELAFKKVATGSLLPVDLVVDAFFAVDIILTFFVAYLDKSTYLLVLDHKKIALRYVTRIYFPLDVASTLPFQVIYRIFTGNMHHRQVFGFINMLRLWRLRRVSELFKRLEKDTRFSYFWVRYIKLICVTLFAVHSSGCFYFWMATHHKQAKDTWIGSQINDFDHRSIWLCYTYSIYWATVTLTTVGYGDLHAVNFGEKIFSIFYMLFNIGLFAYLVGNMTNLVVHSAVRTLFMRDAINEIFRYASKNRLPEGLKEQMLAHMQLKFKTAELQQEEVLEDLPKAIRSSISHHLFRKTVEKTYLFKGVSEHLTVQLISEMKAEYFPPKVDIILQNEIPTDFYILVNGALDVLKYKNGTEQFLSKLGSADLVGEIGVFFNIPQPFTVRTKKLSQVIRISHQSFKQIVQSQNEDSKIIIKNFIEYLKDLKQEVREEIPFLTELLDDLNIEHIQPNEPVNYQGEANMEETSETFTPGPIPMRVIIHGHHPDEGDTNGKLIHLPKSMEELLKLAEKKFGKRGSTVVMADGSQVEELNALRDNDRLFIF is encoded by the exons ATGTCGTCGTGGTCGGCAACAGCCTCGCCGCTGCCCTTGCTGTTCCGGAGGCGCTCGAGTGGCGAGATTAGGAATTTGGCCTCGGTTTCAAGCAGCATCTTACCGGCTTTTGGAACCGTCGTCGATGAAGCCCACTTGCAGCTCAAGAAGTTTGTTATTGCTCCCTATGATAGAAGATACCG GTGGTGGCAGGCGTTCTTGGTGGTGCTGGTGATATTCTCAGCATGGGCGTCGCCGTTCGAACTGGCCTTCAAAAAGGTGGCGACTGGGTCACTCCTGCCCGTCGATTTGGTTGTGGATGCATTCTTCGCCGTTGATATCATCCTAACTTTCTTCGTAGCTTACTTGGACAAGTCAACCTACCTCTTAGTACTTGATCACAAGAAAATCGCTTTGAG GTATGTTACAAGAATATATTTTCCACTAGACGTAGCGTCAACTCTACCATTTCAAGTGATATATAGAATTTTTACTGGCAATATGCACCATCGGCAAGTCTTTGGCTTCATCAATATGCTTCGTCTATGGCGTCTCAGGCGTGTTAGTGAACTCTTCAAAAG GCTAGAGAAAGACACACGCTTTAGCTACTTTTGGGTTCGATACATCAAACTAATTTGT GTTACACTGTTTGCAGTGCACTCATCAGGTTGCTTCTACTTCTGGATGGCAACCCATCACAAACAAGCAAAGGACACATGGATTGGAAGCCAGATCAACGACTTCGACCACAGAAGCATCTGGTTGTGTTACACGTATTCCATCTACTGGGCCACTGTCACTCTCACCACCGTTGGATATGGCGACTTGCATGCGGTCAACTTTGGGGAGAAGATTTTTAGCATCTTCTATATGCTTTTCAACATTGGCCTCTTTGCTTACTTGGTTGGAAACATGACCAATCTCGTCGTCCATAGCGCTGTTCGAACTTTATTCATG AGGGATGCCATCAATGAGATATTCAGATATGCAAGCAAAAACAGACTTCCAGAAGGCTTGAAAGAGCAAATGCTGGCTCACATGCAGCTCAAGTTCAAGACTGCAGAGTTGCAGCAAGAAGAAGTGCTTGAAGACCTTCCTAAGGCAATCAGATCCAGCATTTCCCACCATCTTTTCCGAAAAACCGTCGAGAAAACCTACCTGTTCAAGGGAGTCTCTGAACACCTAACTGTCCAATTG ATTTCAGAGATGAAAGCAGAATACTTTCCCCCCAAAGTTGACATCATCTTACAAAACGAAATCCCAACAGATTTCTACATTCTAGTAAATGGAGCGTTg GACGTGCTCAAGTACAAGAACGGCACAGAACAG tttttgtCAAAACTAGGATCTGCAGACTTGGTAGGAGAGATTGGGGTATTTTTCAACATCCCCCAACCTTTTACGGTGAGAACAAAAAAGCTTTCTCAGGTTATTCGGATCAGCCATCAATCATTCAAGCAAATCGTTCAGTCACAGAATGAAGACAGCAAGATAATAATCAAAAACTTCATTGAG TACTTGAAAGACCTGAAACAAGAGGTGCGAGAAGAAATACCATTTCTAACAGAATTGCTCGATGACCTGAATATAGAG CATATACAACCAAATGAACCAGTGAATTACCAAGGAGAAGCGAACATGGAAG AAACAAGCGAAACTTTCACTCCAGGGCCAATTCCTATGAGAGTCATAATTCACGGACATCATCCAGATGAAGGTGACACGAACGGAAAACTCATTCATTTGCCCAAGTCAATGGAAGAGCTTCTGAAATTAGCAG AGAAAAAGTTTGGAAAAAGAGGAAGCACAGTTGTGATGGCAGACGGCTCACAGGTCGAAGAGCTAAACGCATTACGAGATAACGATCGCTTGTTTATCTTTTAA